A window from Salvia miltiorrhiza cultivar Shanhuang (shh) chromosome 2, IMPLAD_Smil_shh, whole genome shotgun sequence encodes these proteins:
- the LOC131011830 gene encoding ubinuclein-1-like isoform X10, producing MVDAGGSESCSGSKPMSTCESHGDRLRFTVELRPGETTIVSWKKLLKETTSSKPNKHGPRAAGPSSAANQQPAPQPHPPPTPPALASSEQPAENDVKDAQGQAGTNRLSTVIEKIERMYAGEGTSEDEEVFLDDVPDDDEYDTEDSFIDDAELDDYFQVDNSSIKHDGFFVNRGKLERIEPTTSAKQQPRKRRRKDVTKTQGGNEDVQNPNKHIKLGNKGRKSSSSIERNTTSQFNLHSTNVLEASQADAAGGSMKKKTADNQIVMDPTGSLERKDADQQKVFPSQNHNNKLKDSSELQDASAQRPSCSPVSKPQYGKLNNAKELDQSIQQKDKSGPVERFDLNIPPSRDLPQIAKVAHIPRKEGSNVRPKITVLDKAIRELEKIVAESRPPSTEVQDPDSSSQGVKRRLSPEIKQKLSKVARLAQASYGKIPKDVINRLMSILGHLMQLRTLKRNLRVMANLGLSARKEKDDRLQKTKQEVAEMVRQRVQYVKSKVQQQTAMDDFQEISHEEKEALKRKYSMDDALENKICDLYDLYVELTALWPGGVMDTDGIKRAIHKAKDRRRAFGGRQRNQEKVKRKKVLAQKLEDTIRREGSVVSPAMHFHEKILLESRDHASPLLTKLVHSAAVSLPEPYVPFPVASVPNVDKPKQERVKASPNSNPTDAVPVEVLLKKKVKKKQNIDAAEAQLRIEKAPEAEEKTKHHKHITVPPKLNLQPGAQSGSDNHS from the exons ATGGTCGACGCCGGCGGTTCGGAATCGTGTTCCGGGTCAAAACCAATGTCCACGTGCGAATCACACGGCGACCGTCTCCGGTTCACGGTGGAGCTGCGGCCAGGAGAAACAACAATCGTTTCGTGGAAGAAGCTTCTTAAGGAGACAACTTCCAGTAAGCCCAATAAGCATGGTCCTAGAGCTGCTGGCCCGTCCTCAGCGGCCAATCAGCAGCCAGCTCCGCAGCCCCATCCCCCTCCTACGCCACCTGCATTGGCCTCTTCGGAGCAGCCGGCGGAGAATGATGTGAAGGATGCTCAAGGTCAGGCTGGGACGAACCGTCTGAGCACCGTGATTGAGAAAATCGAGCGAATGTACGCG GGTGAAGGAACTAGTGAAGACGAAGAAGTTTTTCTTGATGATGTGCCAGATGATGACGAGTATGATACAGAGGATTCCTTTATTGACGATGCTGAGTTG GATGATTATTTCCAGGTTGATAACTCATCAATAAAACATGATGGGTTTTTTGTTAACCGTGGGAAGTTGGAGCGCAT TGAACCTACCACATCTGCTAAACAACAGCCAAGGAAAAGGAGACGTAAAGATGTGACAAAAACTCAAGGTGGGAATGAAGATGTTCAAAACCCAAATAAACACATCAAATTAGGAAATAAAGGAAGAAAATCATCATCCTCAATTGAAAGAAATACAACTAGTCAGTTCAACTTGCATAGTACAAATGTGCTAGAGGCTTCTCAAGCAGACGCAGCTGGTGGTTCAATGAAGAAGAAAACTGCAGATAATCAGATTGTGATGGATCCTACAGGATCATTAGAGCGCAAGGATGCGGACCAGCAAAAGGTCTTCCCATCACAGAATCACAATAACAAATTGAAGGACAGTAGCGAACTTCAAGATGCTTCAGCTCAGAGGCCAAGTTGTTCACCTGTAAGCAAACCTCAGTATGGAAAACTAAATAATGCTAAGGAGCTGGACCAATCTAttcaacaaaaagataaaagtggaCCTGTTGAAAGATTTGACCTTAATATCCCTCCAAGCAGAGACTTGCCACAAATAGCG AAGGTTGCCCACATTCCAAGAAAAGAAGGATCTAATGTTAGACCAAAAATTACAGTGCTCGACAAAGCCATTAGAGAGTTAGAGAAGATAGTTGCAGAAT CTAGACCACCTTCAACGGAGGTACAGGATCCTGATAGTTCTTCTCAGGGAGTCAAAAGGAGATTGTCACCTGAAATAAAGCAGAAGCTGTCTAAAGTTGCTAGATTAGCG CAAGCTAGCTATGGAAAAATACCAAAGGATGTAATCAATCGTCTGATGAGCATCTTAGGCCACTTGATGCAACTTCGGACACTGAAG AGAAATCTTAGAGTGATGGCTAATTTGGGATTGTCGGCTAGGAAAGAGAAGGATGATCGTTTGCAGAAGACAAAACAAGAAGTTGCTGAGATGGTTAGGCAGCGGGTGCAATATGTGAAATCCAAA GTTCAGCAACAAACTGCTATGGATGATTTTCAAGAAATTAGTCATGAAGAAAAAGAAGCCTTGAAAAGAAAATACAGCATGGACGATGCACTGGAGAACAAGATTTGTGACTTGTATGACCTTTATGTTGAG CTTACAGCATTATGGCCTGGTGGAGTCATGGACACTGATGGAATTAAACGTGCAATACATAAAGCAAAAGATAGAAGGAGGGCATTTGGTGGCCGACAGAGG AATCAAGAAAAGGTTAAGAGGAAGAAGGTCTTAGCACAAAAATTGGAGGATACTATCCGAAGGGAAGGTAGTGTTGTTAGTCCGGCAATGCATTTTCATGAGAAAATTTTGTTGGAGTCCCGTGACCATGCTTCACCATTGCTGACTAAGCTAGTCCATAGTGCCGCTGTATCTCTACCCGAACCTTATGTACCATTTCCTGTTGCAAGTGTCCCTAATGTAGACAAGCCGAAGCAAGAGAGAGTGAAGGCTAGCCCCAACAGCAATCCAACTGATGCCGTGCCAGTGGAGGTACTACTTAAAAAGAAAgtaaaaaagaagcaaaatatAGATGCAGCTGAAGCTCAGCTCCGCATTGAGAAGGCTCCCGAGGCAGAGGAAAAGACCAAACACCATAAGCACATCACTGTTCCTCCTAAATTGAACCTTCAGCCAGGTGCGCAGTCTGGATCTGATAACCATAGTTGA
- the LOC131011830 gene encoding ubinuclein-1-like isoform X9, whose translation MVDAGGSESCSGSKPMSTCESHGDRLRFTVELRPGETTIVSWKKLLKETTSSKPNKHGPRAAGPSSAANQQPAPQPHPPPTPPALASSEQPAENDVKDAQGQAGTNRLSTVIEKIERMYAGEGTSEDEEVFLDDVPDDDEYDTEDSFIDDAELDDYFQVDNSSIKHDGFFVNRGKLERIEPTTSAKQQPRKRRRKDVTKTQGGNEDVQNPNKHIKLGNKGRKSSSSIERNTTSQFNLHSTNVLEASQADAAGGSMKKKTADNQIVMDPTGSLERKDADQQKVFPSQNHNNKLKDSSELQDASAQRPSCSPVSKPQYGKLNNAKELDQSIQQKDKSGPVERFDLNIPPSRDLPQIAKVAHIPRKEGSNVRPKITVLDKAIRELEKIVAESRPPSTEVQDPDSSSQGVKRRLSPEIKQKLSKVARLAQASYGKIPKDVINRLMSILGHLMQLRTLKRNLRVMANLGLSARKEKDDRLQKTKQEVAEMVRQRVQYVKSKVFVLLVQQQTAMDDFQEISHEEKEALKRKYSMDDALENKICDLYDLYVELTALWPGGVMDTDGIKRAIHKAKDRRRAFGGRQRNQEKVKRKKVLAQKLEDTIRREGSVVSPAMHFHEKILLESRDHASPLLTKLVHSAAVSLPEPYVPFPVASVPNVDKPKQERVKASPNSNPTDAVPVEVLLKKKVKKKQNIDAAEAQLRIEKAPEAEEKTKHHKHITVPPKLNLQPGAQSGSDNHS comes from the exons ATGGTCGACGCCGGCGGTTCGGAATCGTGTTCCGGGTCAAAACCAATGTCCACGTGCGAATCACACGGCGACCGTCTCCGGTTCACGGTGGAGCTGCGGCCAGGAGAAACAACAATCGTTTCGTGGAAGAAGCTTCTTAAGGAGACAACTTCCAGTAAGCCCAATAAGCATGGTCCTAGAGCTGCTGGCCCGTCCTCAGCGGCCAATCAGCAGCCAGCTCCGCAGCCCCATCCCCCTCCTACGCCACCTGCATTGGCCTCTTCGGAGCAGCCGGCGGAGAATGATGTGAAGGATGCTCAAGGTCAGGCTGGGACGAACCGTCTGAGCACCGTGATTGAGAAAATCGAGCGAATGTACGCG GGTGAAGGAACTAGTGAAGACGAAGAAGTTTTTCTTGATGATGTGCCAGATGATGACGAGTATGATACAGAGGATTCCTTTATTGACGATGCTGAGTTG GATGATTATTTCCAGGTTGATAACTCATCAATAAAACATGATGGGTTTTTTGTTAACCGTGGGAAGTTGGAGCGCAT TGAACCTACCACATCTGCTAAACAACAGCCAAGGAAAAGGAGACGTAAAGATGTGACAAAAACTCAAGGTGGGAATGAAGATGTTCAAAACCCAAATAAACACATCAAATTAGGAAATAAAGGAAGAAAATCATCATCCTCAATTGAAAGAAATACAACTAGTCAGTTCAACTTGCATAGTACAAATGTGCTAGAGGCTTCTCAAGCAGACGCAGCTGGTGGTTCAATGAAGAAGAAAACTGCAGATAATCAGATTGTGATGGATCCTACAGGATCATTAGAGCGCAAGGATGCGGACCAGCAAAAGGTCTTCCCATCACAGAATCACAATAACAAATTGAAGGACAGTAGCGAACTTCAAGATGCTTCAGCTCAGAGGCCAAGTTGTTCACCTGTAAGCAAACCTCAGTATGGAAAACTAAATAATGCTAAGGAGCTGGACCAATCTAttcaacaaaaagataaaagtggaCCTGTTGAAAGATTTGACCTTAATATCCCTCCAAGCAGAGACTTGCCACAAATAGCG AAGGTTGCCCACATTCCAAGAAAAGAAGGATCTAATGTTAGACCAAAAATTACAGTGCTCGACAAAGCCATTAGAGAGTTAGAGAAGATAGTTGCAGAAT CTAGACCACCTTCAACGGAGGTACAGGATCCTGATAGTTCTTCTCAGGGAGTCAAAAGGAGATTGTCACCTGAAATAAAGCAGAAGCTGTCTAAAGTTGCTAGATTAGCG CAAGCTAGCTATGGAAAAATACCAAAGGATGTAATCAATCGTCTGATGAGCATCTTAGGCCACTTGATGCAACTTCGGACACTGAAG AGAAATCTTAGAGTGATGGCTAATTTGGGATTGTCGGCTAGGAAAGAGAAGGATGATCGTTTGCAGAAGACAAAACAAGAAGTTGCTGAGATGGTTAGGCAGCGGGTGCAATATGTGAAATCCAAAGTATTCGTTTTACTT GTTCAGCAACAAACTGCTATGGATGATTTTCAAGAAATTAGTCATGAAGAAAAAGAAGCCTTGAAAAGAAAATACAGCATGGACGATGCACTGGAGAACAAGATTTGTGACTTGTATGACCTTTATGTTGAG CTTACAGCATTATGGCCTGGTGGAGTCATGGACACTGATGGAATTAAACGTGCAATACATAAAGCAAAAGATAGAAGGAGGGCATTTGGTGGCCGACAGAGG AATCAAGAAAAGGTTAAGAGGAAGAAGGTCTTAGCACAAAAATTGGAGGATACTATCCGAAGGGAAGGTAGTGTTGTTAGTCCGGCAATGCATTTTCATGAGAAAATTTTGTTGGAGTCCCGTGACCATGCTTCACCATTGCTGACTAAGCTAGTCCATAGTGCCGCTGTATCTCTACCCGAACCTTATGTACCATTTCCTGTTGCAAGTGTCCCTAATGTAGACAAGCCGAAGCAAGAGAGAGTGAAGGCTAGCCCCAACAGCAATCCAACTGATGCCGTGCCAGTGGAGGTACTACTTAAAAAGAAAgtaaaaaagaagcaaaatatAGATGCAGCTGAAGCTCAGCTCCGCATTGAGAAGGCTCCCGAGGCAGAGGAAAAGACCAAACACCATAAGCACATCACTGTTCCTCCTAAATTGAACCTTCAGCCAGGTGCGCAGTCTGGATCTGATAACCATAGTTGA
- the LOC131011830 gene encoding ubinuclein-1-like isoform X8 — translation MVDAGGSESCSGSKPMSTCESHGDRLRFTVELRPGETTIVSWKKLLKETTSSKPNKHGPRAAGPSSAANQQPAPQPHPPPTPPALASSEQPAENDVKDAQGQAGTNRLSTVIEKIERMYAGEGTSEDEEVFLDDVPDDDEYDTEDSFIDDAELDDYFQVDNSSIKHDGFFVNRGKLERIEPTTSAKQQPRKRRRKDVTKTQGGNEDVQNPNKHIKLGNKGRKSSSSIERNTTSQFNLHSTNVLEASQADAAGGSMKKKTADNQIVMDPTGSLERKDADQQKVFPSQNHNNKLKDSSELQDASAQRPSCSPVSKPQYGKLNNAKELDQSIQQKDKSGPVERFDLNIPPSRDLPQIAKVAHIPRKEGSNVRPKITVLDKAIRELEKIVAESRPPSTEVQDPDSSSQGVKRRLSPEIKQKLSKVARLAQASYGKIPKDVINRLMSILGHLMQLRTLKRNLRVMANLGLSARKEKDDRLQKTKQEVAEMVQQQTAMDDFQEISHEEKEALKRKYSMDDALENKICDLYDLYVERLEEDSGPPVRRLYEELTALWPGGVMDTDGIKRAIHKAKDRRRAFGGRQRNQEKVKRKKVLAQKLEDTIRREGSVVSPAMHFHEKILLESRDHASPLLTKLVHSAAVSLPEPYVPFPVASVPNVDKPKQERVKASPNSNPTDAVPVEVLLKKKVKKKQNIDAAEAQLRIEKAPEAEEKTKHHKHITVPPKLNLQPGAQSGSDNHS, via the exons ATGGTCGACGCCGGCGGTTCGGAATCGTGTTCCGGGTCAAAACCAATGTCCACGTGCGAATCACACGGCGACCGTCTCCGGTTCACGGTGGAGCTGCGGCCAGGAGAAACAACAATCGTTTCGTGGAAGAAGCTTCTTAAGGAGACAACTTCCAGTAAGCCCAATAAGCATGGTCCTAGAGCTGCTGGCCCGTCCTCAGCGGCCAATCAGCAGCCAGCTCCGCAGCCCCATCCCCCTCCTACGCCACCTGCATTGGCCTCTTCGGAGCAGCCGGCGGAGAATGATGTGAAGGATGCTCAAGGTCAGGCTGGGACGAACCGTCTGAGCACCGTGATTGAGAAAATCGAGCGAATGTACGCG GGTGAAGGAACTAGTGAAGACGAAGAAGTTTTTCTTGATGATGTGCCAGATGATGACGAGTATGATACAGAGGATTCCTTTATTGACGATGCTGAGTTG GATGATTATTTCCAGGTTGATAACTCATCAATAAAACATGATGGGTTTTTTGTTAACCGTGGGAAGTTGGAGCGCAT TGAACCTACCACATCTGCTAAACAACAGCCAAGGAAAAGGAGACGTAAAGATGTGACAAAAACTCAAGGTGGGAATGAAGATGTTCAAAACCCAAATAAACACATCAAATTAGGAAATAAAGGAAGAAAATCATCATCCTCAATTGAAAGAAATACAACTAGTCAGTTCAACTTGCATAGTACAAATGTGCTAGAGGCTTCTCAAGCAGACGCAGCTGGTGGTTCAATGAAGAAGAAAACTGCAGATAATCAGATTGTGATGGATCCTACAGGATCATTAGAGCGCAAGGATGCGGACCAGCAAAAGGTCTTCCCATCACAGAATCACAATAACAAATTGAAGGACAGTAGCGAACTTCAAGATGCTTCAGCTCAGAGGCCAAGTTGTTCACCTGTAAGCAAACCTCAGTATGGAAAACTAAATAATGCTAAGGAGCTGGACCAATCTAttcaacaaaaagataaaagtggaCCTGTTGAAAGATTTGACCTTAATATCCCTCCAAGCAGAGACTTGCCACAAATAGCG AAGGTTGCCCACATTCCAAGAAAAGAAGGATCTAATGTTAGACCAAAAATTACAGTGCTCGACAAAGCCATTAGAGAGTTAGAGAAGATAGTTGCAGAAT CTAGACCACCTTCAACGGAGGTACAGGATCCTGATAGTTCTTCTCAGGGAGTCAAAAGGAGATTGTCACCTGAAATAAAGCAGAAGCTGTCTAAAGTTGCTAGATTAGCG CAAGCTAGCTATGGAAAAATACCAAAGGATGTAATCAATCGTCTGATGAGCATCTTAGGCCACTTGATGCAACTTCGGACACTGAAG AGAAATCTTAGAGTGATGGCTAATTTGGGATTGTCGGCTAGGAAAGAGAAGGATGATCGTTTGCAGAAGACAAAACAAGAAGTTGCTGAGATG GTTCAGCAACAAACTGCTATGGATGATTTTCAAGAAATTAGTCATGAAGAAAAAGAAGCCTTGAAAAGAAAATACAGCATGGACGATGCACTGGAGAACAAGATTTGTGACTTGTATGACCTTTATGTTGAG AGACTAGAAGAAGATTCAGGCCCTCCTGTGAGAAGACTTTATGAAGAG CTTACAGCATTATGGCCTGGTGGAGTCATGGACACTGATGGAATTAAACGTGCAATACATAAAGCAAAAGATAGAAGGAGGGCATTTGGTGGCCGACAGAGG AATCAAGAAAAGGTTAAGAGGAAGAAGGTCTTAGCACAAAAATTGGAGGATACTATCCGAAGGGAAGGTAGTGTTGTTAGTCCGGCAATGCATTTTCATGAGAAAATTTTGTTGGAGTCCCGTGACCATGCTTCACCATTGCTGACTAAGCTAGTCCATAGTGCCGCTGTATCTCTACCCGAACCTTATGTACCATTTCCTGTTGCAAGTGTCCCTAATGTAGACAAGCCGAAGCAAGAGAGAGTGAAGGCTAGCCCCAACAGCAATCCAACTGATGCCGTGCCAGTGGAGGTACTACTTAAAAAGAAAgtaaaaaagaagcaaaatatAGATGCAGCTGAAGCTCAGCTCCGCATTGAGAAGGCTCCCGAGGCAGAGGAAAAGACCAAACACCATAAGCACATCACTGTTCCTCCTAAATTGAACCTTCAGCCAGGTGCGCAGTCTGGATCTGATAACCATAGTTGA
- the LOC131011830 gene encoding ubinuclein-1-like isoform X1: MVDAGGSESCSGSKPMSTCESHGDRLRFTVELRPGETTIVSWKKLLKETTSSKPNKHGPRAAGPSSAANQQPAPQPHPPPTPPALASSEQPAENDVKDAQGQAGTNRLSTVIEKIERMYAGEGTSEDEEVFLDDVPDDDEYDTEDSFIDDAELDDYFQVDNSSIKHDGFFVNRGKLERIEPTTSAKQQPRKRRRKDVTKTQGGNEDVQNPNKHIKLGNKGRKSSSSIERNTTSQFNLHSTNVLEASQADAAGGSMKKKTADNQIVMDPTGSLERKDADQQKVFPSQNHNNKLKDSSELQDASAQRPSCSPVSKPQYGKLNNAKELDQSIQQKDKSGPVERFDLNIPPSRDLPQIAKVAHIPRKEGSNVRPKITVLDKAIRELEKIVAECIYEPYCNARPPSTEVQDPDSSSQGVKRRLSPEIKQKLSKVARLAQASYGKIPKDVINRLMSILGHLMQLRTLKRNLRVMANLGLSARKEKDDRLQKTKQEVAEMVRQRVQYVKSKVFVLLVQQQTAMDDFQEISHEEKEALKRKYSMDDALENKICDLYDLYVERLEEDSGPPVRRLYEELTALWPGGVMDTDGIKRAIHKAKDRRRAFGGRQRNQEKVKRKKVLAQKLEDTIRREGSVVSPAMHFHEKILLESRDHASPLLTKLVHSAAVSLPEPYVPFPVASVPNVDKPKQERVKASPNSNPTDAVPVEVLLKKKVKKKQNIDAAEAQLRIEKAPEAEEKTKHHKHITVPPKLNLQPGAQSGSDNHS; this comes from the exons ATGGTCGACGCCGGCGGTTCGGAATCGTGTTCCGGGTCAAAACCAATGTCCACGTGCGAATCACACGGCGACCGTCTCCGGTTCACGGTGGAGCTGCGGCCAGGAGAAACAACAATCGTTTCGTGGAAGAAGCTTCTTAAGGAGACAACTTCCAGTAAGCCCAATAAGCATGGTCCTAGAGCTGCTGGCCCGTCCTCAGCGGCCAATCAGCAGCCAGCTCCGCAGCCCCATCCCCCTCCTACGCCACCTGCATTGGCCTCTTCGGAGCAGCCGGCGGAGAATGATGTGAAGGATGCTCAAGGTCAGGCTGGGACGAACCGTCTGAGCACCGTGATTGAGAAAATCGAGCGAATGTACGCG GGTGAAGGAACTAGTGAAGACGAAGAAGTTTTTCTTGATGATGTGCCAGATGATGACGAGTATGATACAGAGGATTCCTTTATTGACGATGCTGAGTTG GATGATTATTTCCAGGTTGATAACTCATCAATAAAACATGATGGGTTTTTTGTTAACCGTGGGAAGTTGGAGCGCAT TGAACCTACCACATCTGCTAAACAACAGCCAAGGAAAAGGAGACGTAAAGATGTGACAAAAACTCAAGGTGGGAATGAAGATGTTCAAAACCCAAATAAACACATCAAATTAGGAAATAAAGGAAGAAAATCATCATCCTCAATTGAAAGAAATACAACTAGTCAGTTCAACTTGCATAGTACAAATGTGCTAGAGGCTTCTCAAGCAGACGCAGCTGGTGGTTCAATGAAGAAGAAAACTGCAGATAATCAGATTGTGATGGATCCTACAGGATCATTAGAGCGCAAGGATGCGGACCAGCAAAAGGTCTTCCCATCACAGAATCACAATAACAAATTGAAGGACAGTAGCGAACTTCAAGATGCTTCAGCTCAGAGGCCAAGTTGTTCACCTGTAAGCAAACCTCAGTATGGAAAACTAAATAATGCTAAGGAGCTGGACCAATCTAttcaacaaaaagataaaagtggaCCTGTTGAAAGATTTGACCTTAATATCCCTCCAAGCAGAGACTTGCCACAAATAGCG AAGGTTGCCCACATTCCAAGAAAAGAAGGATCTAATGTTAGACCAAAAATTACAGTGCTCGACAAAGCCATTAGAGAGTTAGAGAAGATAGTTGCAGAATGTATTTACGAACCCTACTGCAATG CTAGACCACCTTCAACGGAGGTACAGGATCCTGATAGTTCTTCTCAGGGAGTCAAAAGGAGATTGTCACCTGAAATAAAGCAGAAGCTGTCTAAAGTTGCTAGATTAGCG CAAGCTAGCTATGGAAAAATACCAAAGGATGTAATCAATCGTCTGATGAGCATCTTAGGCCACTTGATGCAACTTCGGACACTGAAG AGAAATCTTAGAGTGATGGCTAATTTGGGATTGTCGGCTAGGAAAGAGAAGGATGATCGTTTGCAGAAGACAAAACAAGAAGTTGCTGAGATGGTTAGGCAGCGGGTGCAATATGTGAAATCCAAAGTATTCGTTTTACTT GTTCAGCAACAAACTGCTATGGATGATTTTCAAGAAATTAGTCATGAAGAAAAAGAAGCCTTGAAAAGAAAATACAGCATGGACGATGCACTGGAGAACAAGATTTGTGACTTGTATGACCTTTATGTTGAG AGACTAGAAGAAGATTCAGGCCCTCCTGTGAGAAGACTTTATGAAGAG CTTACAGCATTATGGCCTGGTGGAGTCATGGACACTGATGGAATTAAACGTGCAATACATAAAGCAAAAGATAGAAGGAGGGCATTTGGTGGCCGACAGAGG AATCAAGAAAAGGTTAAGAGGAAGAAGGTCTTAGCACAAAAATTGGAGGATACTATCCGAAGGGAAGGTAGTGTTGTTAGTCCGGCAATGCATTTTCATGAGAAAATTTTGTTGGAGTCCCGTGACCATGCTTCACCATTGCTGACTAAGCTAGTCCATAGTGCCGCTGTATCTCTACCCGAACCTTATGTACCATTTCCTGTTGCAAGTGTCCCTAATGTAGACAAGCCGAAGCAAGAGAGAGTGAAGGCTAGCCCCAACAGCAATCCAACTGATGCCGTGCCAGTGGAGGTACTACTTAAAAAGAAAgtaaaaaagaagcaaaatatAGATGCAGCTGAAGCTCAGCTCCGCATTGAGAAGGCTCCCGAGGCAGAGGAAAAGACCAAACACCATAAGCACATCACTGTTCCTCCTAAATTGAACCTTCAGCCAGGTGCGCAGTCTGGATCTGATAACCATAGTTGA
- the LOC131011830 gene encoding ubinuclein-1-like isoform X11 yields MVDAGGSESCSGSKPMSTCESHGDRLRFTVELRPGETTIVSWKKLLKETTSSKPNKHGPRAAGPSSAANQQPAPQPHPPPTPPALASSEQPAENDVKDAQGQAGTNRLSTVIEKIERMYAGEGTSEDEEVFLDDVPDDDEYDTEDSFIDDAELDDYFQVDNSSIKHDGFFVNRGKLERIEPTTSAKQQPRKRRRKDVTKTQGGNEDVQNPNKHIKLGNKGRKSSSSIERNTTSQFNLHSTNVLEASQADAAGGSMKKKTADNQIVMDPTGSLERKDADQQKVFPSQNHNNKLKDSSELQDASAQRPSCSPVSKPQYGKLNNAKELDQSIQQKDKSGPVERFDLNIPPSRDLPQIAKVAHIPRKEGSNVRPKITVLDKAIRELEKIVAESRPPSTEVQDPDSSSQGVKRRLSPEIKQKLSKVARLAQASYGKIPKDVINRLMSILGHLMQLRTLKRNLRVMANLGLSARKEKDDRLQKTKQEVAEMVQQQTAMDDFQEISHEEKEALKRKYSMDDALENKICDLYDLYVELTALWPGGVMDTDGIKRAIHKAKDRRRAFGGRQRNQEKVKRKKVLAQKLEDTIRREGSVVSPAMHFHEKILLESRDHASPLLTKLVHSAAVSLPEPYVPFPVASVPNVDKPKQERVKASPNSNPTDAVPVEVLLKKKVKKKQNIDAAEAQLRIEKAPEAEEKTKHHKHITVPPKLNLQPGAQSGSDNHS; encoded by the exons ATGGTCGACGCCGGCGGTTCGGAATCGTGTTCCGGGTCAAAACCAATGTCCACGTGCGAATCACACGGCGACCGTCTCCGGTTCACGGTGGAGCTGCGGCCAGGAGAAACAACAATCGTTTCGTGGAAGAAGCTTCTTAAGGAGACAACTTCCAGTAAGCCCAATAAGCATGGTCCTAGAGCTGCTGGCCCGTCCTCAGCGGCCAATCAGCAGCCAGCTCCGCAGCCCCATCCCCCTCCTACGCCACCTGCATTGGCCTCTTCGGAGCAGCCGGCGGAGAATGATGTGAAGGATGCTCAAGGTCAGGCTGGGACGAACCGTCTGAGCACCGTGATTGAGAAAATCGAGCGAATGTACGCG GGTGAAGGAACTAGTGAAGACGAAGAAGTTTTTCTTGATGATGTGCCAGATGATGACGAGTATGATACAGAGGATTCCTTTATTGACGATGCTGAGTTG GATGATTATTTCCAGGTTGATAACTCATCAATAAAACATGATGGGTTTTTTGTTAACCGTGGGAAGTTGGAGCGCAT TGAACCTACCACATCTGCTAAACAACAGCCAAGGAAAAGGAGACGTAAAGATGTGACAAAAACTCAAGGTGGGAATGAAGATGTTCAAAACCCAAATAAACACATCAAATTAGGAAATAAAGGAAGAAAATCATCATCCTCAATTGAAAGAAATACAACTAGTCAGTTCAACTTGCATAGTACAAATGTGCTAGAGGCTTCTCAAGCAGACGCAGCTGGTGGTTCAATGAAGAAGAAAACTGCAGATAATCAGATTGTGATGGATCCTACAGGATCATTAGAGCGCAAGGATGCGGACCAGCAAAAGGTCTTCCCATCACAGAATCACAATAACAAATTGAAGGACAGTAGCGAACTTCAAGATGCTTCAGCTCAGAGGCCAAGTTGTTCACCTGTAAGCAAACCTCAGTATGGAAAACTAAATAATGCTAAGGAGCTGGACCAATCTAttcaacaaaaagataaaagtggaCCTGTTGAAAGATTTGACCTTAATATCCCTCCAAGCAGAGACTTGCCACAAATAGCG AAGGTTGCCCACATTCCAAGAAAAGAAGGATCTAATGTTAGACCAAAAATTACAGTGCTCGACAAAGCCATTAGAGAGTTAGAGAAGATAGTTGCAGAAT CTAGACCACCTTCAACGGAGGTACAGGATCCTGATAGTTCTTCTCAGGGAGTCAAAAGGAGATTGTCACCTGAAATAAAGCAGAAGCTGTCTAAAGTTGCTAGATTAGCG CAAGCTAGCTATGGAAAAATACCAAAGGATGTAATCAATCGTCTGATGAGCATCTTAGGCCACTTGATGCAACTTCGGACACTGAAG AGAAATCTTAGAGTGATGGCTAATTTGGGATTGTCGGCTAGGAAAGAGAAGGATGATCGTTTGCAGAAGACAAAACAAGAAGTTGCTGAGATG GTTCAGCAACAAACTGCTATGGATGATTTTCAAGAAATTAGTCATGAAGAAAAAGAAGCCTTGAAAAGAAAATACAGCATGGACGATGCACTGGAGAACAAGATTTGTGACTTGTATGACCTTTATGTTGAG CTTACAGCATTATGGCCTGGTGGAGTCATGGACACTGATGGAATTAAACGTGCAATACATAAAGCAAAAGATAGAAGGAGGGCATTTGGTGGCCGACAGAGG AATCAAGAAAAGGTTAAGAGGAAGAAGGTCTTAGCACAAAAATTGGAGGATACTATCCGAAGGGAAGGTAGTGTTGTTAGTCCGGCAATGCATTTTCATGAGAAAATTTTGTTGGAGTCCCGTGACCATGCTTCACCATTGCTGACTAAGCTAGTCCATAGTGCCGCTGTATCTCTACCCGAACCTTATGTACCATTTCCTGTTGCAAGTGTCCCTAATGTAGACAAGCCGAAGCAAGAGAGAGTGAAGGCTAGCCCCAACAGCAATCCAACTGATGCCGTGCCAGTGGAGGTACTACTTAAAAAGAAAgtaaaaaagaagcaaaatatAGATGCAGCTGAAGCTCAGCTCCGCATTGAGAAGGCTCCCGAGGCAGAGGAAAAGACCAAACACCATAAGCACATCACTGTTCCTCCTAAATTGAACCTTCAGCCAGGTGCGCAGTCTGGATCTGATAACCATAGTTGA